In Janthinobacterium sp. J1-1, a single genomic region encodes these proteins:
- a CDS encoding aspartyl/asparaginyl beta-hydroxylase domain-containing protein: protein MTAPSTHLRLPLLFDVARMQQEIARFHATDWLAHFNTGAYENGWSVLPLRSAGGDARHIMSLDDVAYADTPHLAHCPYLRQVIASFDCEIGAARLMALEAGAVIREHRDPGTALVDGVTRIHIPIRTSPQVLFRIDGEQVHFSAGHAWYMDASCRHAVENRGAAPRVHLVIDCVTNDWLQRLFASAGFVPKATPKYGDASINDGNVQHIIASLRATGEPAVLAQAERLGAIYRGVAA from the coding sequence ATGACCGCGCCCAGCACGCATCTGCGCCTGCCTTTGCTGTTCGACGTGGCGCGCATGCAGCAGGAAATTGCCCGCTTCCACGCCACCGACTGGCTCGCGCATTTCAATACGGGCGCCTATGAAAATGGCTGGAGCGTGCTGCCGCTGCGTTCGGCCGGCGGCGACGCGCGCCACATCATGTCGCTCGACGACGTGGCATATGCCGACACGCCGCACCTGGCGCACTGCCCGTATCTGCGGCAGGTGATTGCCAGTTTTGACTGCGAGATCGGCGCCGCGCGCCTGATGGCGCTCGAAGCCGGCGCCGTGATCCGCGAACACCGCGACCCCGGCACCGCGCTGGTCGACGGCGTGACGCGCATCCATATCCCGATCAGGACCTCGCCGCAGGTGCTGTTCCGCATCGATGGCGAGCAAGTGCATTTCAGCGCCGGCCATGCCTGGTACATGGATGCCAGCTGCCGCCACGCCGTGGAAAACCGTGGTGCGGCGCCACGCGTGCACCTGGTGATCGACTGCGTCACCAACGACTGGCTGCAACGCTTGTTCGCCAGCGCCGGCTTCGTGCCGAAGGCGACGCCCAAGTATGGCGACGCCAGCATCAACGACGGCAATGTGCAGCACATTATCGCCAGCCTGCGCGCCACCGGCGAGCCGGCCGTGCTGGCGCAGGCAGAGCGCCTGGGCGCGATTTACCGCGGGGTGGCCGCATGA